TCCGGCAGCAATCCAGGACTGCAAAGCATCATGAAAAAGGCGGCCTTGCCCATTAAACATTTATCTGCTCAGGATATTGCTTTTAAAATTGCGCCGCGGCTGAACTCATTAGGACGCATGGCTGATGCCTCTATGGGTGTTGAGTTGTTAACAAGCCAGGATCCAACTATGATTGCAAAACTGACCAAAGAAGTTGAACGCTGTAATCAGAAAAGACGGACTGAGTCCAATAAAGTTTATGAGGCCGCTGCAAAACAAGTACATATGGACCGTTCCGATGTGATTGTTGCTGCTGGTGAGAATTGGCACGAAGGGGTCATTGGCATTGTTGCGGGCCGTTTAGCCCAACAATTCAACCGTCCGGCACTTGTTTTCTCAATTAAAGATGGCGTTGCCAAGGGATCCGGCCGGAGCTGCGGTGATTTTGATCTTTATACATTACTGGAAAAAGGCAAGAGTTTATATCTGTCTTTTGGTGGGCACAAACAAGCAGCGGGCCTCAGTTTGCCAGCAGTTGATTTACCCAGATTGGATCATATTTTAAATGACACCAGCTTTGATTTTCCGAAAGATAAAATCCTGCTTGATGCAGATATTGATGCCAAGCAGGTTTCGCTAGCCGCCTATCAGCGCCTCGAGAAATTAGCGCCTTTTGGCCAGGAAAATCCAGAACCTGTTTTTGAATTTCAGCATCTTCACCTGCAGAATATCCAAATTCTTGGTGCTGACAAAAAGCATTTCAAGCTGACTGTGAGTGATTTTCAGGGTGAGATATTATTTTTCAACCGCCCGGATCTGATTGGCAAATTACAAATTGGCGAAGCAATTGCCATTGTGGGGACACTTTCGGTCAATGAATGGCGCAGCCATCAGACACTGCAGATTATCGCCAATGATATTCGTAGTGAAGAGGCGGTTCCAGATCGAAGCGTTTTCGCTCGCATTTATAGCTATTTTTCAACAAGAAATGTGACTTATTCACCAAATGATTTCTATCAAAAAGTTTTTTTGGAATTAGGATTTGTTAAAATTGTTGATGGCGTTGTTTTTGTTAATCCAAAAGCAAGGCATGCTGAATTATCTGAGTCTGACACATATCGAAAGCGAGCTGAAAATGGATATTGATTTACATGATTATATTGCGACCACACCGGATTTTCCGAAAAAGGGGATAATGTTTCGCGACATCAATCCACTGATCGGTAACGGTCCTGCCTATAAGCAAGCAATTGATCAGCTGATTAATTTCGCCAGCCCCTTAAAACCGGATATTATTTCTGGTCCAGAAGCACGAGGATTCGTGATTGGATCTCCGATGGCCTACGAGATGGGCATTGGCTTTGTACCGGCTAGAAAATATGGCAAACTGCCGCGCAAAGCAGTTAGTTCCAGTTACGGATTGGAATATGGCCACAGCGAGCTGCAGATGCATGTTGACGCAATCAAACCGGGACAGAGAGTTTTCGTTGTCGATGATCTCTTGGCGACTGGTGGTACGATTACAGCTACGATTGACCTCATTAGACAATTAGGTGGCATCGTTGTCGGTTGCGGATTCTTTATTGAACTCGAAGATCTGCACGGCCGCGAAAAAATCATGGAAACAGAAAACATCCCGTTCATCGCTTTATTGGAATATTGATTAATAAAACCAGCCATCAGGCTGGTTTTTTAGTACCCTAGATTACATGAAGATCATTGAATGCAAACTTGCTCATTATGAAGTACCGTTAAAAACCGTTTTCAAAACTGCTCTGCATGCCCAGAACAAAGCTAACGGCTGGATTGTCCGATTAAAATCAGACCAAAACCACGAGGGTTATGGGGAGGCGATTCCTTCCTTGCGCGTGACAGGTGACAGCGATGCCAGTATTTTTGGTGTCTTAACGCAAGTTATTTTCCCAGCAATTGTGCAGCATGATTTTGAAAATATCGGCAAATTTGATGATTTCGTCAGCAAGCTGCTAACAGGCAATACAGCTGCTAAAAACGCAGTTAGTCAGGCGGCTTTGGACCTGATTATTAAAGACCGGCAGACGAGTTTGCAGCATTTTTTTGGCAGTCCGAAAACGCATATTACAACAGACTACACATTAAGTATTAATGATGAAAGCAGCATGGCAGTTCAAGCAGAAAAACTGATCAGGGCGGGTTTTTCGACTTTGAAAATAAAATTGGGCGATAGTCCGATTCAAGAAGAAGTTGCAAAGCTCCAGCAGCTGGCCAAGGAATTCCCCAAAGTTGTTTTTAGAGTTGATGCCAATCAAGCTTGGAATATCGCTAAATCGCGTCAATTTGATCAATTGGCTGCTGCGGCTAACTTACCGATTGCTTGTATTGAACAGCCTTTGCCGGTCGGCTATGAAGATGGCTACGCTGATCTAACCAGCAGCAGTCATTTTCCGATTATTTTAGATGAGTCGATTCATGATTTTAATGATGCCCGTAAATTACGTCCTGGGATTGATTTCACTGGTTATAACGTTAAATTGGAAAAAACCGCAGGTATTTCTCAAGCCAAGGCACTGCTGGATTATTCTGAATCGCTGGACCTGCCGATCATGGTCGGCTGCATGATTGAATCAAATATCGGCATTGCTTTTGCTGCAGCTATGGCGTCGTCCTATGCCAATGTCCGTTTTATTGATTTGGACTCTGCTCTGATGTTTCAGACGGAGATTTTTAAAGGCTGGCTGACAGATGAAGCCAATGGTTATCGTTTTAATGAGCAATTTGTGGCAAATGATGCTTTAAGGGAGCTGCCATGGCAATGAACTTTTCGCAAATCAGCCAGGAAATTGAAGATATTTTGGAAGGCGTCAGCCCGACGACCAATTTTTCTTTTTATTTGGCATTTGAAGATAAACAATTTACTTATCACGCTAACCGTACCCTGCCTAGTGCAAGCCTGATCAAACTCATGATTGCAGATTTTTACATGACACATTATTCTGAGCAGGAGTTGACCGAACAGACAACTAAATTAGATTCACTGATTTTTGGTGCAGGCATCACGTCGATTTTGCAGGCAGATAATTTTTCGCTAGCGGATTTAATCACGATGATGCTAAGCCTGTCGGATAATCGCGCAGCCAATACTTTAATCGAATTTGCCGGTCTCGCGCCATTGCGCGATTGGATTAGCAGTCGTTATCCGAAAACCATTCTAGCGAGAAAATTTATGGATTTTAAAAATTCCGAAGATAATTTGACAAACGTCTATGATCTAGCTGCTGCTTTGACTGCGCTGATGCGCTTTCCTTTGACCAAGCGTGCACTTTTAAATCAGCAGTCTTTGGATAAATTTGAAATATCTTTTGCTGAATCCAGTGACCAGCGAGCCAAGTTTTACAATAAAAGCGGTGAAGATGACGGCATTGACCACGATGCGATTTTGTTTGAAAAGGGCAATCAGACAGCCACAATGATTTTAATGACCCAGTATGATTCCCAGCAGCAGAGCCGCCTTAGCATTATTAATCTGTTTTCCGAACTGGGTTCTTTAGTCTGGGCATCATTAAAATAGCTGCGGCGTATACTCAAGTTAAAAGTAATTTACAGTGAAAGAATATTTGTATGCCAAAAATTAAAATTGATCTTCCGCAGGAAGCTTATTTAAATAATCCCTTTTTGAGACTTGTGAATCGCCAACATCAATTGCGGTCTGAGCTGGTTTTTGATCGTTTTAAAATCGGCCGACAATCTTTTGACAAGGGCATTTTAGACAATCTGATGCATTTGATCAGTGATGCAGAACGGCATATGTTTAAAATCACACTGGTCTGCGGCTACAAATCTATTGCCCAGCAAAAACAGCGGTATGATCGACAAATCAGACTTTTGAAAAAACAAGGATTAACAAGCATCGAGGCAGCATCCGAGCTTTTGCAAACAATGCCCGAGCCTGGTGCTTCTGAACACCATACGGGATTGGCAGTCGATTTGATCGATAAAAGCTTTCTCGATGAAATGGGCGGCCTATCGACAGCATCTGACCAGCTATCCTCGCAGCAGTGGCTGATCGCTAATTGCAGCAAGTATGGCTTTATTCTTCGCTTTCCAAAGGACAAAGAAGCTCAGACCGGTGTCGCATATAAATCTTGGCACTTTCGTTTTGTAGGGATTGAAAATGCTCGATATATGCAGGCATTAAATCTCAGTTTGGAAGAATTAATCACACTCTTAAAAAAGGAAAAAAGGGACAAATTAACGATCCCGACACAATATAACTCATGAAACATCGAACACAGATTCTTCATTTGAAAAACGGTTTTGATCTCTGGGGTGCCCGTTTTGGCAATCCTGATGCAAAAATAAAGATTCTCGCGCTGCACGGCGGGCCTGGAGATGATGCCAACGAGTTCATTCCCTGGGCTGACCAGCTGCAGGAATTTGGCGGTTTGGATGCTGAAATCTATGCTTATGAACAATTAGGATCCTTTCACAGCGAATCACCAGATTTTTCCAAGCAGACAGAAGTTGATAAATATTTGACACTAGACCGGTATGTTCAGGAAGTTGATGAAGTCAGGGCACTTTTCGGCCTAGATAATTTTTATCTGATTGGCCATTCTTGGGGCGGGATGCTGACTTACGAGTACATGCTGCGTCCGGATTTTGCCAAACATTTAAAGGCTGGGATTGTGTTTTCCATGACGGATAACATTGCCGATTATGTCGACCAGATTAATCAGGAACGTTTGGACATGTTTGGTGAACAAGAAGTAGCTTACATGCAGAGCATCGAAAAATCCGGTGATTTTGCCGATCAGCGTTATCACAAGGATTTGGTGGCGCTGTATAAAGCCCATTTGAACCGTGATCCGAACTATAATCCGGATCAGGGGATGGCGATGATGGCTGAACCTGTTTACAATCACTTTCAAGGTAATAATGAGTTTGTCGTGACAGGTGCAATGAAGGGTTGGGATGTTTCTCAGCGCTTGGACGAGATTAATTTGCCCGTCTTATTGACTTTCGGCGAATACGATACAATGCCGATTGCTTCGGCAAAGAAATCGCTGGCACATCTCAAGCATGGCCGTCTGGCAGTGACAAAAGACGGTGGTCATTCGCATGCCCAAGATCATCCAGCAGAATTTTTTAAGCATTTAGGCGCATTTATCAGAGAGGTGGAGGTTGACAATGTCTGAAATGGCTTTTATTGAAGAAAATCATGATGCTTGGCTGACAGATTTAAAGGAACTATTAGCTATTAATTCAATTCGTGATGATCAGCACGCCGATCAGGCGCATCCTTTTGGCCCCGGCCCGAAAGCCGCACTAGATAAGATGCTCGCATTTGCTAAAAGAGATGGTTTTGATCGCACCGGCAATGTGGCAAACAAAGCTGGTTATATCGAAATCGGGCCAAAGGATGCCAAGCAAACTGTCGGAATTTTAATTCACGTGGACGTTGTCCCTGTTGACCGCGAATTATGGGATAGCGATCCTTTTGTGCCGAAAATTGTCGGTAGTCGTCTTTATGCCCGTGGCGCTGATGATATGAAGGGCTCGGACATGCTTGTTTATTATGCCTTAAAAGCCTTAAAGGATCAGGCTGGCCAATTTAAAAACAAAGTGCGTCTGATTATCGGCACGGACGAAGAAAACGACTGGGATGATATGGCCAGCTATTTTGCTGCTGAAGGCCGGCCGGATTTAGGTTTTTCACCAGATGGTGATTTTATTGTCGAGAATGCTGAAAAAGGCATAGCGCATTTGGATCTTTTGTCTGATAGCCACTCGATTCAGACAGACAAAAATGAACCGCTATTACTGTCTTTTCAAGCTGGTAAAGCATCTAATATCGTTCCAGGCGTTGCTACTGCTGATGTCCTTAATTTAGATGCGGCCACAGTGCAGATCGATTTTCAGAAATTCTTGGCTGATCAAGGTATCACTGGCAGTTTGACCCAAGAAGGAACAAACAGTCATTTTGTGTTAAACGGTTTTTCGGTACACGGTTCTGTGCCTGATGAGGGTAAAAACGCAGCAACATATTTGGCTTTGTTTCTTAGCCAATATTCGTTTGAAAAGACGGCGGCGCGCTGGCTGGATTTTCTCGGTCATGTCCTGCATCAGGATTATTTTGGCGAACAGCTGGGTATCGGGGTCACAACCAAAGACATGGGTAAGACCACTCTGAATGCCGGTATCATCGACTGGCAAGCCGGTCATCAAGCGGCCATTAACTTGAATTTGCGTTATCCGGTTGGCTTTCATGAACACGAGGCTGCCCGTCTGGTGTCCGACCGTTTTCCTTGGATCACTGCAAAAGCAGAAGGAGACGGTATGGCCCCGCATCTGTTATCAAGTCAAGATCCGGTCGTCACAAGCCTGCTTCGTATTTACAAAGAGGTGACTGGCAAAGAGACGCATCTAAATGTTTCGGCTGGTGCTTCTTTTGGCCGCCTGATGCCGCGAGGGGTTTGCTATGGGACGCGTTTTATCGGCCAATCATCGACTGCACATCAAAAAAATGAATATTTTCATCTGTCGAACTATGAGCCAGCCATGAAAATTCTGATTCGCTCCATCAAGGCCTTAGCCATGCTGGACTAATTTGTGAGATTGTGAATTAGCTTTTGATAAATTGGACTAAAATAGAAATGATTATAAGGTTTAATTGATTTGGAGCGGTTTCTCAGCTTTTAGGTCAATCCTGCAAATCAAAAATCTTGGGATTTTATCTATGGAGACGAGTTTATGAAAAAAATTGTTGTCTTGGGTGCGGGCTATGCCGGATTACGTACGGTTAAAGAGTTGATACGGTTAAAGGCGGATGCCCAAATCGTTTTGGTAAACAAAAATGATTACCACTACGAATCAACACAATTGCACGAAATTGCGGCCGGTACAAAAGAACCTGATGATATTACCTTTAAAATTATGGATGTTATCAGTCCAAAAGTTCATTTTGTTAAGGACGAAGTACTGAAGATCGATCGTTCAAAACGGCAGGTTCAGCTAAAAAATTCTCAAGCCATCAGTTATGACTACCTGGTTAATTGTTTGGGATTTGAATCGGAGACTTTTGGCATTAAAGGGGCTGACGAATTTGGTTTGCCTTTGATCGATGTGCCATCAGCTTTAGCGGCTAGGAAACATCTTGAAAAGACGCTTGCCAACTACAGCAAAAGTCAGGATGAGAACGATTTACATATTATTGTCTGTGGTGCAGGCTTTACTTCAATTGAATATTTGGGTGAACTGGTCTATCGTCTGCCCGAACTAATTAAAAAATACGATTTGCCAAAGGACAAAATCAAGATTTATTGTGTTGAGGCCGGACCGAAGATTCTGCCTATGCTGCGTCCCAACCTTGCAAAATATGCGATTGATTACTTGGAAAAACACGGTGTTGAAATTCATACGAACACACCAATTACTGAGATTACGGCCAATAGTGTCTTAAGCAAGGATCTGAGTTTTACTGCTAACACCATTATCTGGACGACCGGTGTCAAGGGCAGCCACGTCATCGCCGATTCTGGCTACCAGCAGCACCGCAATCGTGTGGCTGTGTCGACTGATTTGTCATTGCCTGATGATACAAATGAGTTTGTGATCGGGGATGTTTCAGCTGTGCCAAGTCCCGATGGCCGTTTTTATCCGACTACTGGACAGATCTCGATTGCAGAAGCGACGCTTGCAGCTAAAAATATTGTGGCCAAGCTGCAGGGAAAACCAACAGCACCCTTTGTCTTCAATAATCTCGGTACTGTCTGCTCTTTGGGACCCTTCAACGGTGTTGCCGAACTGCTATTGGCCGGTCATTGGCACTTAAAGGGCCTAAAAGTCGCACCTTTGAAGCGCATTGTCAATGATCGCTCGGTACTGGAATTAGCACATTTTAAGACGATGCTGGAGAGCAAATAAAGAGAAGGGAAGCCGAATCATATGTCTTATGTCCTCATGAATGTTATCTCGCTCTCACGTTTTCAATTCGCGATGACGACCTTATTTCATTTTTTGTACGTACCGCTTTCGATGGGTCTTGGGTTAATTGTTGCCATCATGGAGACGGCTTACGTCCACACTAAGAAACCCGTCTATTTAAAAATGACAAAGTTTTGGAGCAAAATTTTTCTTTTGAGTTTTGCTGTTGGCGTTGTCACAGGGATTATCCAGGAATTCCAGTTTGGGATGAACTGGTCCAATTATTCTCGTTTTATGGGCGATATTTTCGGCGCCCCACTCGCGATTGAAGCCTTATTGGCTTTCTTTTTGGAGTCGACGATGCTGGGTGTATGGATGTTTACTTGGGATAAATTCAAACCTGGCCTGCATGCCTTATTCATGTGGCTGACTTGGATCGGCTCTGTTTTGTCTGCTTTATGGATTTTGGCTGCCAATAGTTTTATGCAGCATCCGACCGGCTTTATGATTAATCGTGTGACTGGCCATGTTCGGCTGGTTAATTTTTGGTCGGTTCTGGCTAATCCACAGCTTTGGCGGGAATTTCCACATGTTGTTTTTGCCTCCTTCACGACTGGCGCAATGGTGGTCGCTGGCATGGCTGCCTTTGGCCTGCTTTGGAAACAGAATCATGATTTTCATATAAAATCCCTTCGAATTGCTTTGCTGGTCGGTTTGATTTCTTCTGGACTCGCCGTTGCCACGGGTGATATGCAGACGCAGTTTATTATTAAAGACCAGCCAATGAAGTTTGCTGCCACAGAAGCAGTTTACAAAGATACTGGCAGTCCCGCCCCTTGGCGGGTTATTGCCTTGATTGATACAAAGAAAAAAGCGGTCAACCCGTCGATTGATGTGCCATACATGCTTTCTTTGCTGTCGTATCACAAATTGACGGGTTCTGTGACCGGTATGAATTCGGTCAGCCGAGAGCTGCATGCTAAGTATGACAAAAAATTCGGTCAAAACATGGATTACTACGTCCCAGTGAAAACACTTTTCTGGAGTTTTCGTGTCATGGCCGGAGGCGGCATGCTGGTCTTTTTGATCAGTTTGCTAGGACTTTTCTTTAGCCGTGCCAAAAAAGATTTGTTGTCAAAAAGTAAATGGATGCTATGGGTTTTGGGCATCATGACTTTTGTGCCCTTTGTCGTTAACAGCTGCGGTTGGATTATTACGGAAATGGGCCGTTATCCATGGGTTGTATATGGGCTGCAGACAATTGCCGATGCCGTTTCACCAACAAGCACCGTAGGAGCCTTGCTCTTTACGAATATTGTTTATTTCCTGCTCTTTTCATTTATTGGTGCGTTTATGTTTTATTACGCAAGGAAAACGCTGATCGATGGGCCGGATAAAGAGGAAGATGAGGATAGCGCTTATGCGCAGCCAGTGGATCCGCTTGATAAGGAGGTTTTTAACTCATGACATTTTTACAAATTCTATGGTTTGTCGTGATCGGCATCCTGTTTGCGGGGTTTATCTTTTTTGAAGGCTTTGATTTCGGGATCGGGATGGCAACTCGCTTCTTCGCAGTGGATGACCAAGAACGCCAACAAGTTTTACGGTCGGTTGCGCCGCATTGGGATGGCAACGAAGTCTGGCTGATCACAGCCGGCGGAGCTATGTTTGCCTCTTTTCCACTATGGTATGCAAGCCTATTTTCAGGTTATTACATTCTCTTGTTTTTGATCTTGATCGCATTGATTTTCCGAGGCGTGTCCTTTGAGTTCGGCGTTCATGCACAGACAAAATTTGAACGGTCGACTTGGCTTTGGGCTAATTTTATCGGCTGCTTGTTTGCACCTTTTTTGCTGGGCATGATGCTGACTAGTATGATTCAAGGCGTCCCGATGGATGCACAAGGGAACGTCTGGGCTGGATTTGGTGTCGTCGTTAATTGGCTATCGGTCGTTGGCGGCTTAGCAGTGACATATTTGTGTTTTATCCATGGCCTGAATTATTTGAGTTTGAAAACGAAAAACGACCTGCATGCGCGTGCGATGAATATGGCGGATAAGCTGTACTGGCTGGTTTACCCGGTATTGGTACTTTTTGCCTTACTCGCTATTTTTCAAACTGATTTCTTTGCCCGCCATGTGATTAGCAGTAGCGTCATCCTAATTGTGATTGTGCTGCTGACGGTTTGGGGTCATATTAGCGCGCGTTTCGGTCATAGTGGGCATGCCTTTCTGGCCTCGGGTTTAAGTCTAATTTTGATTATGGCTTTTATATTTAACGGCATTTTCCCTCGGGTCATGATTGCAACGCAAAGCAAAAACGACCTCTTAATCCACAATGCTTCTGCGTCGCCATTAACGCTGGACATCATGACTGGTGTACTGCTTGTATTGCTGCCGATTGTTCTGATTTATTTCGCTTGGAGTTATTGGATTCAGCGTCGGACCAAGGTAGATTTGGCAAATGGGAGCGAGA
The Oenococcus kitaharae DSM 17330 DNA segment above includes these coding regions:
- the cydB gene encoding cytochrome d ubiquinol oxidase subunit II — its product is MTFLQILWFVVIGILFAGFIFFEGFDFGIGMATRFFAVDDQERQQVLRSVAPHWDGNEVWLITAGGAMFASFPLWYASLFSGYYILLFLILIALIFRGVSFEFGVHAQTKFERSTWLWANFIGCLFAPFLLGMMLTSMIQGVPMDAQGNVWAGFGVVVNWLSVVGGLAVTYLCFIHGLNYLSLKTKNDLHARAMNMADKLYWLVYPVLVLFALLAIFQTDFFARHVISSSVILIVIVLLTVWGHISARFGHSGHAFLASGLSLILIMAFIFNGIFPRVMIATQSKNDLLIHNASASPLTLDIMTGVLLVLLPIVLIYFAWSYWIQRRTKVDLANGSETY
- a CDS encoding proline iminopeptidase-family hydrolase, with the translated sequence MKHRTQILHLKNGFDLWGARFGNPDAKIKILALHGGPGDDANEFIPWADQLQEFGGLDAEIYAYEQLGSFHSESPDFSKQTEVDKYLTLDRYVQEVDEVRALFGLDNFYLIGHSWGGMLTYEYMLRPDFAKHLKAGIVFSMTDNIADYVDQINQERLDMFGEQEVAYMQSIEKSGDFADQRYHKDLVALYKAHLNRDPNYNPDQGMAMMAEPVYNHFQGNNEFVVTGAMKGWDVSQRLDEINLPVLLTFGEYDTMPIASAKKSLAHLKHGRLAVTKDGGHSHAQDHPAEFFKHLGAFIREVEVDNV
- a CDS encoding NAD(P)/FAD-dependent oxidoreductase, whose amino-acid sequence is MKKIVVLGAGYAGLRTVKELIRLKADAQIVLVNKNDYHYESTQLHEIAAGTKEPDDITFKIMDVISPKVHFVKDEVLKIDRSKRQVQLKNSQAISYDYLVNCLGFESETFGIKGADEFGLPLIDVPSALAARKHLEKTLANYSKSQDENDLHIIVCGAGFTSIEYLGELVYRLPELIKKYDLPKDKIKIYCVEAGPKILPMLRPNLAKYAIDYLEKHGVEIHTNTPITEITANSVLSKDLSFTANTIIWTTGVKGSHVIADSGYQQHRNRVAVSTDLSLPDDTNEFVIGDVSAVPSPDGRFYPTTGQISIAEATLAAKNIVAKLQGKPTAPFVFNNLGTVCSLGPFNGVAELLLAGHWHLKGLKVAPLKRIVNDRSVLELAHFKTMLESK
- the recJ gene encoding single-stranded-DNA-specific exonuclease RecJ, giving the protein MLDNQYPWVKKTVDNEFENAVMTHFSFDQVTSRILASRFSTLSDIHDFLATDADDLIAPSRLAQIEQLKTRLDLAISRHEQIVIYGDYDADGMTSTAILYDLLKSLGAKTDYYVPNRFKDGYGPNPLVYQRLIDEGAQVIFAIDNGISGNQAVDLANSQGVDVLIADHHQIPDQLPNAKVIIHPDLSPDYPFKGLSAAGLAYKIASYLIGPEKAEKYLPLTTIGEIADVMPLLGENRAMIKKGIALLKSGSNPGLQSIMKKAALPIKHLSAQDIAFKIAPRLNSLGRMADASMGVELLTSQDPTMIAKLTKEVERCNQKRRTESNKVYEAAAKQVHMDRSDVIVAAGENWHEGVIGIVAGRLAQQFNRPALVFSIKDGVAKGSGRSCGDFDLYTLLEKGKSLYLSFGGHKQAAGLSLPAVDLPRLDHILNDTSFDFPKDKILLDADIDAKQVSLAAYQRLEKLAPFGQENPEPVFEFQHLHLQNIQILGADKKHFKLTVSDFQGEILFFNRPDLIGKLQIGEAIAIVGTLSVNEWRSHQTLQIIANDIRSEEAVPDRSVFARIYSYFSTRNVTYSPNDFYQKVFLELGFVKIVDGVVFVNPKARHAELSESDTYRKRAENGY
- the pepV gene encoding dipeptidase PepV produces the protein MSEMAFIEENHDAWLTDLKELLAINSIRDDQHADQAHPFGPGPKAALDKMLAFAKRDGFDRTGNVANKAGYIEIGPKDAKQTVGILIHVDVVPVDRELWDSDPFVPKIVGSRLYARGADDMKGSDMLVYYALKALKDQAGQFKNKVRLIIGTDEENDWDDMASYFAAEGRPDLGFSPDGDFIVENAEKGIAHLDLLSDSHSIQTDKNEPLLLSFQAGKASNIVPGVATADVLNLDAATVQIDFQKFLADQGITGSLTQEGTNSHFVLNGFSVHGSVPDEGKNAATYLALFLSQYSFEKTAARWLDFLGHVLHQDYFGEQLGIGVTTKDMGKTTLNAGIIDWQAGHQAAINLNLRYPVGFHEHEAARLVSDRFPWITAKAEGDGMAPHLLSSQDPVVTSLLRIYKEVTGKETHLNVSAGASFGRLMPRGVCYGTRFIGQSSTAHQKNEYFHLSNYEPAMKILIRSIKALAMLD
- a CDS encoding M15 family metallopeptidase, whose translation is MPKIKIDLPQEAYLNNPFLRLVNRQHQLRSELVFDRFKIGRQSFDKGILDNLMHLISDAERHMFKITLVCGYKSIAQQKQRYDRQIRLLKKQGLTSIEAASELLQTMPEPGASEHHTGLAVDLIDKSFLDEMGGLSTASDQLSSQQWLIANCSKYGFILRFPKDKEAQTGVAYKSWHFRFVGIENARYMQALNLSLEELITLLKKEKRDKLTIPTQYNS
- a CDS encoding serine hydrolase gives rise to the protein MAMNFSQISQEIEDILEGVSPTTNFSFYLAFEDKQFTYHANRTLPSASLIKLMIADFYMTHYSEQELTEQTTKLDSLIFGAGITSILQADNFSLADLITMMLSLSDNRAANTLIEFAGLAPLRDWISSRYPKTILARKFMDFKNSEDNLTNVYDLAAALTALMRFPLTKRALLNQQSLDKFEISFAESSDQRAKFYNKSGEDDGIDHDAILFEKGNQTATMILMTQYDSQQQSRLSIINLFSELGSLVWASLK
- a CDS encoding adenine phosphoribosyltransferase → MDIDLHDYIATTPDFPKKGIMFRDINPLIGNGPAYKQAIDQLINFASPLKPDIISGPEARGFVIGSPMAYEMGIGFVPARKYGKLPRKAVSSSYGLEYGHSELQMHVDAIKPGQRVFVVDDLLATGGTITATIDLIRQLGGIVVGCGFFIELEDLHGREKIMETENIPFIALLEY
- a CDS encoding dipeptide epimerase; amino-acid sequence: MKIIECKLAHYEVPLKTVFKTALHAQNKANGWIVRLKSDQNHEGYGEAIPSLRVTGDSDASIFGVLTQVIFPAIVQHDFENIGKFDDFVSKLLTGNTAAKNAVSQAALDLIIKDRQTSLQHFFGSPKTHITTDYTLSINDESSMAVQAEKLIRAGFSTLKIKLGDSPIQEEVAKLQQLAKEFPKVVFRVDANQAWNIAKSRQFDQLAAAANLPIACIEQPLPVGYEDGYADLTSSSHFPIILDESIHDFNDARKLRPGIDFTGYNVKLEKTAGISQAKALLDYSESLDLPIMVGCMIESNIGIAFAAAMASSYANVRFIDLDSALMFQTEIFKGWLTDEANGYRFNEQFVANDALRELPWQ
- a CDS encoding cytochrome ubiquinol oxidase subunit I, whose product is MSYVLMNVISLSRFQFAMTTLFHFLYVPLSMGLGLIVAIMETAYVHTKKPVYLKMTKFWSKIFLLSFAVGVVTGIIQEFQFGMNWSNYSRFMGDIFGAPLAIEALLAFFLESTMLGVWMFTWDKFKPGLHALFMWLTWIGSVLSALWILAANSFMQHPTGFMINRVTGHVRLVNFWSVLANPQLWREFPHVVFASFTTGAMVVAGMAAFGLLWKQNHDFHIKSLRIALLVGLISSGLAVATGDMQTQFIIKDQPMKFAATEAVYKDTGSPAPWRVIALIDTKKKAVNPSIDVPYMLSLLSYHKLTGSVTGMNSVSRELHAKYDKKFGQNMDYYVPVKTLFWSFRVMAGGGMLVFLISLLGLFFSRAKKDLLSKSKWMLWVLGIMTFVPFVVNSCGWIITEMGRYPWVVYGLQTIADAVSPTSTVGALLFTNIVYFLLFSFIGAFMFYYARKTLIDGPDKEEDEDSAYAQPVDPLDKEVFNS